A genomic segment from Paraburkholderia sabiae encodes:
- the parS gene encoding type II RES/Xre toxin-antitoxin system antitoxin, which produces MEPITRQFGNGTPFRSLLQALQTRITSYGTYIGSSERTLAVGITKVTDMTPLQAHDIVTHGLPVVLAREMMDAYEVIAREALLQAIGVSERTLQRGRDEDRLLDSNATDRLIRLASITEQAIDVLGSKEAAEHWLSTPAIGLDQRRPIDLLQSSEGAELVKTLLIRMDYGVYS; this is translated from the coding sequence ATGGAACCGATAACGCGACAGTTCGGGAACGGCACGCCGTTTCGCAGCCTTCTGCAAGCGTTGCAGACGCGAATCACGTCGTACGGGACGTACATCGGCAGCAGTGAAAGGACCCTAGCCGTGGGGATCACGAAGGTCACCGACATGACGCCGTTGCAGGCACATGACATCGTGACGCACGGCTTGCCGGTTGTCCTTGCGCGGGAAATGATGGACGCGTACGAAGTCATCGCGCGTGAAGCGCTGCTTCAGGCGATCGGTGTGAGTGAACGCACTCTGCAGCGCGGCAGGGATGAAGACCGCCTGCTTGATAGCAACGCGACCGATCGCCTTATCCGGCTCGCGTCAATCACGGAACAGGCAATCGACGTTCTGGGATCGAAGGAAGCTGCGGAGCACTGGCTTTCCACGCCCGCCATTGGACTGGACCAGCGCCGACCAATCGATCTGCTGCAAAGCTCGGAAGGTGCGGAACTCGTAAAGACGCTGCTCATCCGGATGGATTATGGGGTGTACTCTTGA
- a CDS encoding ATP-dependent nuclease — protein sequence MSIPRLGDVRHNRTLQYNVRRKDHPLPLGSAKTDNGESMPPSEIRDSIKAQLLEKVRKHDFGRYLFKASIGRIRGFSGEDITFDFPVTALIGPNGSGKSAVLGAAGCAYKPIKPGTFFPKSTVGDESMSGWSVEYELVDKQINPRQLVKRNSSFRQAKWVRRDVADREVLFFGIERTVPAGEKTRYKALMRSTYIHRPPLEPLNADVATQVEHILGKSVQDYRITKYGLDDTFLVGRFGVNNYSEFHFGAGESSVIRMVSRIESAPENSLILIEEIENGLHPVATRRMVEYLIDVAERKSIQTVFTTHSDYALSPLPNEAIWASIDGKLRQGKLSVEALRAVSGRVDKKLAVFVEDEFAKCWVDTILREMLGADYDQIEVHAVHGDGNAVKTHRSHMQNPAINFRSLCVIDGDSAQQEDPDAGIIRLPGRQPELAVFDAIRGSLNENLAILTVSCQRAPEAQELVRRSIDDVSRTNRDPHLLFNQVGIKIGFVPEATVRGAFLVLWVRAHLVFCNELATKAKQLIAT from the coding sequence GTGTCGATCCCGCGTCTGGGCGATGTCCGGCATAATCGGACTCTACAATACAATGTACGCAGAAAAGACCATCCGCTGCCGCTAGGAAGCGCAAAAACAGACAACGGGGAAAGCATGCCGCCAAGTGAAATACGAGACTCGATTAAAGCTCAACTCCTTGAGAAAGTCAGAAAGCACGACTTCGGTCGGTATCTGTTTAAGGCAAGCATCGGACGCATTCGTGGCTTTTCGGGTGAGGACATCACGTTCGACTTCCCGGTAACCGCGCTTATCGGTCCAAATGGGAGCGGAAAATCCGCAGTGCTTGGCGCGGCCGGATGCGCATACAAGCCAATCAAGCCAGGGACCTTTTTCCCCAAGAGCACTGTCGGCGATGAATCAATGTCAGGCTGGAGTGTCGAGTACGAGCTTGTTGACAAGCAGATAAATCCACGTCAACTCGTAAAGAGAAATTCCAGCTTCCGCCAAGCAAAGTGGGTGCGCCGAGACGTCGCCGACAGAGAGGTACTATTTTTTGGTATTGAGCGGACCGTCCCAGCAGGTGAGAAGACGCGCTATAAGGCGTTGATGCGCTCGACATACATCCATCGCCCACCTCTTGAGCCTCTTAATGCAGACGTTGCGACACAAGTTGAACACATCCTTGGAAAATCGGTACAGGACTATCGCATAACGAAGTACGGACTCGACGATACTTTCTTGGTCGGCCGATTCGGCGTTAACAACTACTCCGAATTTCACTTTGGCGCGGGAGAGTCTTCTGTAATCCGTATGGTGTCACGCATTGAAAGCGCCCCGGAAAACAGTCTGATCTTGATCGAAGAAATCGAGAACGGCCTGCACCCAGTCGCGACTCGTCGAATGGTCGAATATCTGATCGACGTTGCTGAACGGAAGTCGATCCAAACGGTCTTTACTACGCACAGCGACTATGCTCTATCCCCATTACCAAATGAGGCAATCTGGGCAAGCATCGATGGCAAGCTTAGACAAGGCAAACTTTCTGTTGAAGCATTACGAGCGGTCTCCGGCAGGGTCGACAAGAAACTTGCCGTCTTTGTTGAGGATGAATTCGCGAAATGCTGGGTCGATACGATTCTGCGCGAAATGCTAGGCGCGGACTACGATCAAATTGAAGTCCATGCGGTTCATGGGGACGGAAACGCTGTGAAAACGCATCGATCCCACATGCAAAATCCGGCAATCAATTTTAGATCGCTCTGTGTGATTGATGGCGACTCCGCTCAACAAGAGGACCCGGACGCGGGCATAATACGCCTCCCTGGTCGCCAACCCGAATTGGCCGTTTTCGATGCGATTCGCGGTAGCCTGAATGAAAACCTTGCGATTCTTACAGTGTCGTGCCAGAGAGCGCCAGAAGCGCAAGAGTTGGTTCGCCGCTCAATAGACGACGTTTCCCGAACGAATAGAGACCCGCATTTATTATTCAATCAAGTAGGAATCAAGATCGGCTTTGTGCCGGAAGCAACCGTCCGAGGTGCATTTTTGGTTCTTTGGGTTCGCGCGCACCTCGTCTTTTGCAACGAGCTGGCTACAAAAGCGAAGCAACTTATCGCTACGTAG
- the brxL gene encoding protease Lon-related BREX system protein BrxL, with product MAEPTSEPLAEKASLDAAGERSLDTLLNASFAGRVVRKDLTKLIKEGANVPVYVLEYLLGMYCASDDPETIRAGLDSVKRILAENYVRPDEAEKVKSKIRELGSFKVIDKVTVKLNESRDAYEALLSNLGIKNAEVPDHYVRQYEKLLVGGIWCIVTLRYYFEENQKSSPFAVADLKPIQMPSLDMSELFSARKSFTEEQWIDTLLRSTGMEPTCFKERVKWHLLARMIPLVENNYNLCELGPRGTGKSHIYKEISPNSILVSGGQTTVANLFYNMSARKVGLVGLWDVVAFDEVAGISFKDHDGVQIMKDYMASGSFSRGRESVNASASMVFVGNINQSIESMVKTSHLLAPFPDAMIDSAFFDRFHAYVPGWEIPKMRPEFFTNQYGLIVDYLAEWVREMRKRSFADAIDKWFKLGNNLNQRDTIAVRRTVSGLLKLICPNGEYEKETVRRCLEYALEVRRRVKEQLKKIGGMEFYDVHFSYVDLEDMQERFVAVPEQTGGGIIPEGRLQPGVLHTIAMAAAEMPGVYRMEVQALGGSGKLSVSGSLSREHVRVAFDYFKANASRVSASIHPAERDFHLHLVELQNSGSPNAVTLASFIAFCSAALSKPLQSQLAVMGDMTLGGTVAQARNLAESLQVAFDAGAKRILLPMSSVTDIPTVPGELFAKFQTSFYSDPVDAVFKALGVE from the coding sequence ATGGCAGAACCAACCTCAGAGCCCCTGGCGGAAAAGGCGAGCTTGGACGCGGCGGGTGAGCGCTCGCTCGACACGCTGCTGAACGCGAGCTTCGCGGGGCGAGTGGTGCGCAAGGACCTCACGAAGCTGATCAAAGAGGGCGCCAACGTTCCGGTCTATGTGCTCGAATACCTTTTGGGGATGTATTGCGCCTCCGACGATCCGGAGACGATTCGCGCCGGGCTCGACAGCGTCAAGCGCATCTTGGCCGAGAACTACGTGCGCCCCGACGAGGCCGAAAAGGTCAAGAGCAAGATCCGCGAGCTCGGCTCGTTCAAGGTGATCGACAAAGTCACCGTAAAGCTCAACGAGAGCCGCGACGCCTACGAGGCGCTGCTCTCGAACCTCGGCATCAAGAACGCGGAGGTGCCCGATCACTACGTCCGCCAATACGAGAAGCTGCTCGTCGGCGGCATTTGGTGCATCGTGACGCTGCGCTACTATTTTGAGGAAAACCAGAAGTCATCTCCATTCGCCGTGGCGGACTTGAAGCCGATTCAAATGCCCAGCCTCGACATGTCCGAGTTGTTTTCAGCGAGGAAGAGCTTCACGGAAGAGCAATGGATCGACACGTTGCTGCGCTCGACGGGGATGGAGCCCACGTGCTTTAAGGAGCGGGTCAAGTGGCATCTGCTAGCCCGCATGATCCCCTTGGTGGAAAACAACTACAACCTCTGCGAGCTCGGGCCGCGCGGCACGGGCAAGAGCCACATCTACAAAGAAATCAGCCCGAATTCGATCCTCGTCTCCGGTGGGCAGACGACCGTGGCCAATCTGTTCTACAACATGAGCGCTCGTAAGGTCGGGTTGGTCGGCCTGTGGGACGTCGTGGCGTTCGACGAGGTCGCCGGCATTAGCTTCAAAGACCACGACGGTGTCCAGATCATGAAGGACTATATGGCGTCAGGCTCGTTCAGCCGCGGCCGCGAGTCAGTCAACGCCAGTGCGTCGATGGTCTTCGTGGGCAACATCAATCAAAGCATCGAATCGATGGTGAAGACGAGCCATCTTCTCGCGCCGTTTCCCGACGCGATGATCGACTCTGCCTTCTTCGATCGCTTTCACGCCTATGTGCCGGGCTGGGAAATCCCAAAGATGCGGCCGGAGTTCTTTACGAACCAATACGGCTTGATCGTCGATTACCTTGCGGAATGGGTGCGCGAGATGCGCAAGCGAAGCTTCGCGGACGCGATCGACAAGTGGTTCAAGCTCGGCAACAATCTCAACCAGCGCGATACCATTGCCGTTCGTCGCACGGTTTCGGGCTTGCTCAAACTGATCTGCCCGAATGGCGAGTATGAAAAGGAAACGGTCCGCCGCTGCCTCGAATACGCGTTGGAGGTGCGTCGCCGCGTCAAGGAGCAGCTCAAGAAAATTGGCGGGATGGAGTTTTACGACGTCCACTTCTCCTACGTCGACCTCGAAGACATGCAGGAGCGGTTTGTCGCCGTGCCTGAGCAGACCGGAGGCGGTATCATTCCAGAAGGGCGTCTCCAACCTGGCGTATTGCACACGATCGCGATGGCCGCGGCTGAAATGCCGGGCGTTTATCGCATGGAGGTTCAAGCGCTCGGCGGTAGCGGCAAACTGTCCGTCTCCGGCTCGTTGTCGCGCGAGCATGTTCGCGTGGCGTTTGACTACTTCAAGGCGAACGCGAGCCGAGTCAGCGCGTCGATCCATCCGGCAGAGCGGGACTTCCACCTGCATCTGGTAGAGCTTCAAAACTCCGGTTCGCCGAATGCTGTGACTCTTGCGAGCTTCATTGCATTTTGCTCTGCGGCGTTGAGTAAGCCGTTGCAGTCACAGTTGGCAGTGATGGGTGACATGACGCTCGGTGGCACGGTTGCCCAGGCGAGAAATCTCGCCGAAAGCCTGCAAGTGGCGTTTGACGCCGGGGCGAAGCGGATCTTGTTGCCCATGTCTAGTGTGACTGACATCCCAACGGTTCCTGGCGAACTGTTTGCCAAGTTTCAGACCAGCTTCTACTCAGATCCCGTCGATGCGGTGTTTAAGGCGCTCGGCGTCGAGTGA
- a CDS encoding HU family DNA-binding protein, with translation MNKQELIDAVAAGTGESKSSTGEALDAIIAAITAEVTKGGTVQLIGFGSFSTGSRAARVGRNPATGDEIQIAAAKTVKFTAGKAFKDAVNGQ, from the coding sequence ATGAACAAACAGGAACTCATCGACGCAGTCGCAGCTGGCACCGGCGAAAGCAAGTCGAGCACGGGCGAGGCACTCGATGCGATCATCGCGGCCATCACGGCCGAAGTGACCAAGGGCGGCACCGTCCAACTGATCGGATTCGGCTCGTTTTCGACAGGCAGCCGCGCCGCGCGCGTGGGCCGCAACCCGGCCACCGGTGATGAAATCCAAATCGCTGCGGCGAAAACGGTGAAATTTACTGCCGGCAAGGCGTTCAAGGATGCCGTCAACGGTCAGTAA
- a CDS encoding UvrD-helicase domain-containing protein codes for MPRLMIPTDEQLAILDAVVGRESMKIKAYAGAGKTSTLRLVADRLSHQRGIYLAFNREIAEHAKRRFPGNVLAGTIHSMAYRSVSTSLTARVNQPAEQPHELAARYGLGPVEVPLVTGKVVEVTPFELGRMIVDGLGRFCRSADDVPLQLHIPVDEKIDVRAAEWLQSRLVPYVERLWSESKEPSGRGAILPDVYLKVWAQSGPRIESDFILLDEAQDSDGAILRLLDEQTHAQIVYVGDPYQQIYEWRGAVNAMAKIEAAEYSLTESFRFGHTFALLASRLLALLGEQTPVRGQGTIGSLMVEDPSVAPPVDAILCRKNVSAIWHLAAGVEAGQKPAIRMSPAEIVAYADGADMLLAGRRAFRPAALSLFETWKDVQSFARSAAGVDLLPIVRIVDELGTDYLRSLALRITPEASADYIISTVHRAKGLEWKRVKVVNDFLFKYVDGRLALDDDELRLLYVALTRAQHVLDVSDLREPLLKLFA; via the coding sequence ATGCCCCGCCTGATGATACCGACCGATGAGCAGCTGGCGATCCTTGATGCCGTCGTCGGCCGCGAGAGCATGAAAATCAAGGCATACGCCGGAGCGGGGAAGACGTCGACCCTGAGGCTCGTCGCGGACCGTCTTTCACATCAACGCGGCATATACCTCGCTTTCAACCGCGAGATCGCGGAGCACGCCAAGCGTCGATTCCCAGGGAACGTTCTTGCGGGCACGATTCACTCAATGGCGTACCGATCGGTTTCGACTTCCCTCACCGCGCGCGTGAATCAACCTGCGGAGCAGCCCCACGAGCTTGCGGCCCGCTACGGACTTGGGCCCGTCGAAGTTCCCCTTGTCACCGGAAAGGTCGTTGAAGTCACGCCTTTTGAGTTGGGCCGGATGATTGTTGATGGGCTCGGCAGGTTTTGCCGATCTGCGGACGACGTGCCGCTCCAGCTTCACATCCCTGTCGACGAGAAGATCGACGTGAGGGCGGCCGAATGGCTGCAAAGCAGACTCGTTCCCTACGTCGAACGACTGTGGAGCGAAAGCAAGGAACCTAGCGGCCGCGGAGCCATTCTTCCCGACGTCTACCTCAAGGTCTGGGCTCAGTCCGGTCCGCGCATTGAATCGGACTTCATTTTGCTCGATGAAGCTCAGGACAGTGATGGTGCGATCTTGCGGCTTCTCGACGAGCAGACACACGCACAGATCGTGTACGTAGGCGATCCCTATCAACAGATCTACGAATGGCGCGGCGCCGTCAACGCAATGGCGAAGATCGAGGCAGCCGAATATTCGCTGACCGAGTCGTTCCGTTTCGGTCACACGTTCGCCCTGCTAGCGAGCCGACTACTTGCGTTGCTTGGCGAGCAGACGCCGGTTCGCGGGCAAGGCACAATCGGCTCCCTCATGGTCGAAGACCCGTCGGTCGCGCCACCTGTTGACGCGATTCTTTGCCGAAAAAATGTCTCCGCCATATGGCATCTTGCCGCCGGCGTGGAGGCGGGCCAAAAGCCAGCAATCCGCATGAGCCCAGCCGAGATTGTCGCTTATGCCGATGGTGCCGATATGTTGCTGGCGGGACGTCGTGCTTTCCGACCAGCTGCATTGTCGCTGTTCGAGACATGGAAGGACGTTCAGTCTTTCGCTCGCAGCGCGGCCGGCGTCGATCTGCTTCCCATCGTGCGAATCGTCGACGAGCTAGGGACGGATTATCTGCGCTCGCTCGCACTGAGGATCACACCCGAGGCGAGCGCTGATTACATTATCTCGACGGTGCACCGGGCGAAAGGCCTCGAGTGGAAGCGGGTCAAGGTCGTTAACGATTTCCTGTTCAAATACGTCGATGGTCGCCTGGCCCTGGACGACGATGAGCTGCGCCTGCTCTACGTCGCCTTGACGAGAGCGCAGCACGTTCTGGACGTGTCAGACCTACGTGAACCGCTCTTGAAATTGTTTGCGTGA
- a CDS encoding NACHT domain-containing protein, whose translation MAAFGDDEIRKAERLYVEPDCAQTDPANESDLLRVAAVRQPILSAVDNFFEAADGHRYLIVLADSGMGKTTFCLNYFLRKQRSKQANDRKVAVVPLGRSDALSLISKISEPRDTVLLLDALDEDTEAIGSFNDRLNEIMNAARDFRRVVITCRSQFFADEMSIPTETGIAYFGARAGGERGEYQFYKLYLLPFSVAQVNRYVELHFPFFFILKKRRALSLIKAIGDLGARPMLIEQIPELVKQKKTYTEIFDLYAFMVDRWLQRESRWINPDKLLAVSKVIAVDIYLGRSVRKTEKLTARELSTLASQCGTDLQQWHLTSRSMLNRDSAGNYKFAHRSIMEFLFVLAFVMGNDQCASDAWTDHMIELFYSWGRSDHASNNWDAISKVLASDLRKTNLLPFAHPMKVPTTLSKSEISRVGDARRPPAHTLPPRWHAALISVLVDGAEIHVHDSAYRSFYSLPATSTVEASDRIVFRENVHELGALKSSHEQSFLSTRLPSIEEILALWEAETGLSGPIFDRSEYYWLGDVLDKERRLVFNINEAPVNDDRVSLVAQLKGRNGGARETLNIYEVVKPPRVVALSRSFHALTIRVTAGEISLNSAPSLQ comes from the coding sequence ATGGCGGCGTTCGGCGACGACGAAATCAGGAAGGCGGAGCGACTCTACGTCGAACCGGATTGCGCGCAGACTGATCCCGCAAATGAATCCGACCTGCTTCGCGTTGCAGCTGTACGCCAGCCGATACTCAGCGCGGTAGATAATTTTTTCGAAGCTGCGGATGGTCATCGTTATCTGATCGTGCTCGCCGACTCTGGAATGGGCAAAACGACTTTTTGCCTTAACTATTTCCTCAGGAAACAAAGGTCAAAACAGGCAAACGACCGAAAGGTGGCGGTCGTACCGCTGGGCCGTAGTGACGCGCTTTCGTTGATCTCCAAAATCTCGGAACCGCGGGACACCGTGTTGCTGTTGGATGCCCTTGATGAAGACACCGAGGCCATTGGATCCTTCAACGATCGGCTGAATGAGATCATGAACGCAGCGCGCGACTTCAGACGAGTCGTCATTACTTGCCGATCTCAGTTCTTCGCGGATGAAATGTCGATTCCAACGGAAACCGGTATAGCCTATTTCGGCGCACGAGCGGGTGGCGAGCGCGGAGAGTATCAGTTTTACAAGCTGTATCTGCTGCCATTTTCTGTAGCCCAGGTCAACCGATATGTCGAACTGCATTTCCCATTCTTCTTCATTCTAAAAAAAAGACGGGCACTCTCACTGATCAAGGCAATCGGCGATCTGGGTGCGAGACCCATGCTTATTGAGCAAATTCCTGAACTCGTTAAACAGAAGAAGACTTACACGGAGATCTTTGACCTTTATGCCTTTATGGTTGATCGGTGGCTTCAGCGCGAGAGCCGATGGATCAACCCGGACAAGCTCCTTGCTGTGTCGAAGGTCATCGCGGTCGATATCTATCTCGGTCGATCCGTTCGTAAGACGGAAAAGCTAACGGCCAGGGAACTATCTACTTTGGCTAGTCAATGCGGCACAGATCTACAGCAATGGCATCTCACCTCACGGTCGATGCTGAACCGGGACAGCGCGGGCAACTACAAGTTTGCGCATCGGTCGATCATGGAGTTCCTGTTCGTTCTGGCTTTCGTGATGGGCAACGACCAGTGCGCGTCCGATGCATGGACGGATCATATGATTGAACTTTTCTACAGCTGGGGAAGATCTGACCACGCGTCGAATAACTGGGATGCGATCTCGAAAGTGTTGGCCTCGGACCTGCGCAAAACAAACCTTCTTCCTTTTGCGCATCCGATGAAAGTGCCCACGACATTGTCGAAAAGCGAGATCTCGAGAGTTGGGGACGCGCGGCGTCCACCGGCCCACACACTGCCGCCGCGTTGGCATGCCGCACTGATCAGCGTCTTGGTTGACGGGGCCGAAATTCATGTACACGATTCCGCGTATCGGTCGTTCTACAGCCTGCCCGCAACCAGTACGGTTGAGGCTAGCGACCGCATTGTCTTCAGGGAAAATGTCCATGAGTTGGGTGCATTGAAATCCAGTCATGAGCAATCCTTTCTATCGACGCGGCTTCCGTCAATCGAAGAAATACTCGCTCTGTGGGAAGCCGAGACCGGTCTGTCAGGCCCGATTTTCGATCGGAGCGAGTATTACTGGCTCGGTGATGTGCTCGATAAGGAGAGAAGGCTCGTCTTCAATATCAACGAGGCGCCAGTCAATGACGATCGCGTTTCGCTCGTCGCGCAGCTTAAGGGAAGGAACGGCGGTGCTCGCGAGACGCTTAACATCTACGAGGTAGTCAAGCCGCCGCGGGTCGTGGCGCTTAGTCGCAGCTTCCATGCGCTTACGATTCGAGTGACGGCCGGCGAGATTAGCCTTAACTCGGCGCCGAGTTTGCAGTGA
- a CDS encoding DUF746 domain-containing protein, whose translation MRQALKTTGSARKDKRVAAVAVFDARTPITRTSDRGYGDEENTALTAFLASLWAELHSSDIKPTPLCPHCGAATARLHQRPTRYHSVPYFRCGGCRKLFTRLTGSPLARLRFVGKMPAFFSLLSQPIPVEEASRRLQIDYAAVSNWLMRFRQLIAAHDPDGHWTSLVKLGIKYRPAGECPRCGRGGVKLNGGYSVDQRRLAKCPACLFSWPLQSDSSADCVPVIVVDDLARNAAARRRRSGLDAPDLPPIDTASMKLQPHPPPDQLPKPALSPVAPERFDFSRPLRSNSPIARRFTEDKALTRFLKKHIDVALSPSVAPPACPHCGSADSRLTGKMRAAPTLPQFQCRACARLFMRTTKTPMANMLRKDMLYAILPLLSQHRTLRDAAESLGTKPEVIKSWVQRFREWLLALDPSGDFERRLRLGLKAPAPQIWCPHCRKMVAARPHGFKRTRTKTAAQIRRRLFRCTVCHGFFDVAVDSL comes from the coding sequence ATGCGACAAGCTTTGAAAACTACCGGTAGCGCCCGCAAAGACAAACGCGTCGCCGCCGTTGCGGTATTCGACGCCCGGACGCCTATCACGCGGACGAGCGACCGTGGCTACGGCGACGAAGAGAACACTGCGCTCACGGCGTTCTTGGCCAGCCTTTGGGCGGAGCTGCACTCTTCCGATATCAAACCCACGCCGCTGTGTCCGCATTGCGGAGCCGCGACCGCGCGCCTGCACCAGAGGCCCACGCGATATCACTCGGTCCCCTACTTCCGCTGTGGCGGGTGCAGGAAGCTGTTCACGAGGCTGACGGGAAGTCCGCTCGCGCGCCTTCGATTTGTGGGCAAGATGCCTGCGTTTTTTTCCCTGTTGTCGCAACCGATTCCGGTCGAGGAGGCCTCGCGTCGCCTGCAGATTGACTATGCTGCGGTATCGAACTGGCTAATGCGTTTTCGCCAGCTGATCGCAGCGCATGATCCGGACGGCCACTGGACGTCGCTGGTGAAACTCGGCATCAAGTACCGGCCAGCCGGCGAGTGTCCGAGATGCGGCCGCGGCGGTGTGAAACTCAACGGCGGGTATAGCGTCGATCAGCGGCGACTCGCGAAGTGCCCCGCCTGTCTTTTCTCCTGGCCGCTTCAGTCAGATTCATCGGCCGACTGCGTGCCGGTCATCGTGGTGGACGACCTCGCACGAAACGCGGCGGCCCGCCGTCGGCGATCTGGCCTCGATGCGCCTGATCTCCCGCCCATCGACACTGCGTCCATGAAGCTGCAGCCTCACCCCCCGCCAGATCAGTTACCGAAGCCCGCTCTTTCCCCGGTGGCGCCAGAGCGCTTCGACTTCAGCAGGCCGCTGCGCAGCAACAGCCCGATCGCGCGGCGCTTCACCGAGGACAAGGCGCTCACGCGGTTTCTGAAAAAGCACATCGACGTCGCCCTGTCGCCCAGTGTTGCGCCACCGGCCTGTCCGCACTGCGGCAGCGCCGACTCGCGGCTCACCGGGAAGATGCGAGCCGCACCCACGTTACCCCAGTTCCAGTGCAGAGCGTGCGCCCGGTTGTTCATGCGGACCACGAAAACGCCGATGGCGAACATGCTGCGCAAGGACATGCTCTACGCAATCCTCCCGCTCCTTTCGCAACACAGAACCCTGCGCGACGCTGCAGAGTCGCTGGGCACAAAGCCGGAGGTCATCAAGTCGTGGGTTCAGCGCTTCCGCGAGTGGTTGCTGGCTCTCGACCCGTCAGGCGATTTCGAGCGCCGGCTGCGGCTTGGTCTGAAAGCACCTGCGCCGCAGATCTGGTGCCCGCATTGCCGCAAGATGGTCGCGGCACGCCCGCATGGGTTCAAGCGCACGCGCACGAAAACTGCCGCTCAGATCAGGCGCCGGTTGTTCCGCTGCACTGTTTGTCATGGGTTCTTCGACGTCGCTGTCGACTCCCTCTGA
- a CDS encoding helix-turn-helix domain-containing protein, translated as MNDIQFISVDGTPRFAVVPIELWHRLCAMPEAANLTRTVPDAVRDALAAGVHPLKAWRHTRRLTHHELSAASGVSRSYIALIETGKRTGTIEVFEQLGRALDVAPDTLWRKDGNPPPPRPGRRSAEKDPQA; from the coding sequence ATGAACGACATCCAATTCATCAGCGTCGACGGCACGCCCAGATTCGCCGTGGTGCCGATCGAACTATGGCATCGGCTATGTGCTATGCCCGAAGCTGCCAATTTAACCCGCACTGTGCCGGACGCCGTGCGCGACGCACTGGCTGCCGGTGTGCATCCGCTCAAGGCGTGGCGGCACACACGAAGATTGACCCATCACGAGCTGTCAGCCGCCTCTGGAGTTAGTCGCTCTTATATCGCCTTGATCGAGACGGGCAAGCGCACGGGAACCATTGAGGTGTTCGAGCAACTTGGACGCGCGCTCGACGTAGCGCCCGATACGCTCTGGCGCAAGGATGGCAACCCTCCCCCTCCGCGCCCGGGGCGTCGGAGTGCAGAAAAAGATCCGCAGGCCTGA
- a CDS encoding RES family NAD+ phosphorylase → MTPLPTNLGTSTLSVWRLEREKHFLTWFTAEGAFLAGGRWSSPGQRVIYASLDPSTTILEVAVHKGFNVLDSVPHRLLEISIAAVSIEVVRPSDVPNPHWLNPGAVSPNQQKFGDALLASHPVVILPSTVSKHSWNLLINTSTATKYFDLKNDERFALDPRLTSIR, encoded by the coding sequence TTGACGCCCTTGCCGACAAACCTCGGCACGAGCACGTTGAGCGTATGGAGACTTGAACGGGAGAAGCACTTTCTGACATGGTTTACGGCCGAGGGCGCGTTCTTGGCGGGTGGCCGATGGTCTTCACCCGGGCAGCGGGTAATCTATGCCTCGTTAGATCCGTCGACCACCATTCTTGAAGTGGCCGTGCATAAGGGCTTTAACGTGCTGGATAGCGTTCCACATAGGCTGCTGGAAATCAGCATCGCCGCCGTGTCCATCGAAGTCGTGCGGCCATCAGATGTGCCTAATCCGCACTGGTTGAATCCAGGCGCTGTCAGTCCGAACCAACAAAAATTTGGAGATGCGCTGCTTGCCTCGCATCCCGTTGTGATTCTGCCGAGCACAGTCAGCAAGCATTCGTGGAATCTGCTGATCAACACATCGACGGCGACTAAATATTTTGATCTCAAGAACGATGAACGATTCGCGCTCGATCCTCGTCTGACATCCATCAGATAA